A window of Geothrix edaphica genomic DNA:
CGCATCAGCGTGGAGCGCAACATCGAGGGCTTCGCCCTGTCGCCCAAGGGCGAGCGCGCCCTCTTCGTGGCCCGCGGCGACGTGTTCACCGTGCCCATCGAGAAGGGCCCCGTGCGCAACCTCACGAACAGCTCCGGCGCCCACGACCGGCAGGCCCGCTGGTCGCCGGACGGGAAGAAGGTGGCCTTCATCTCCGACCTGAGCGGCGAGGATCAGGTCTACCTCGTGGCGCAGGACGGCAAGGGAAAGTCCGAAGCGCTGACCTCCGGGCTGACGGCCCAGCTGAACGCCCTGCTCTGGGCGCCGGACGGGAAGCACCTGGCCTTCACGGACAAGGACGGCATCGTCTACGTCCTCGGCGTGGCCGACCGCAAGCTCACCAAGGCGGCGAAGGATCCCTTCGCGCGGGTGGGGGACCTGGCCTGGTCGCCGGACGGCCAGTTCCTGGCCTTCTCCCTGGCCAACCTGAACGGCACGCGCAGCCTCCAGGTCTGGGGCCTGGCGGACCAGCAGCTCCACCGCCTCACGGGCGAGCTGTTCCCCGTCACCGACCCCGCCTGGGATCCCGAGGGCAAGTACCTCTACGCCCTCAGCCGCCGGGACTACGCCCCGCAGATCAGCACCCTGGAGTTCGACTACGCGGGCAGCCGCAACCTGGACGTGGTGGCCTACGCCCTGCGGAAGGACGTGCCCCATCCCTTCCCGCCGGAGAGCGACGAGGTGGGTGTGACGCCTGAGAAGAAGGAGGACGGCCCGAAGAAGGAGGAGGGCGGGAAGAAGCCGGAGACCGCCAAGGCCCCGGCGGCGGCTGTGCGCATCGACTTCGACGGCTTCGAGCAGCGCGGCGTGCGCGTGCCCGTGCCCGCGGACAACCTGGCCGGCCTGGAGGCCGTGAAGGGCTTCCTCCTCTACAGCAAGCAGGAGCCCTTCGTGTACGGCGAGGCCAACGGCCGCCGGCCCGGCGGCGGCGGTCTCTGGATCTTCGACCTGAAGAAGCGCCAGGAGAGCGAGCTGCTGGCGGGCGCGCAGGGCTGGGTGCTGAGCCAGGACGGGAACAAGATCCTGGCCCGGGCCGGCCAGGGCCCCGCGGCCTCGTTCCAGCTCATCGACGCCAAGCCCAAGGCCACGGAGAAGAAGACCGTCTCCACGAAGGAGCTCTACGTGGACCGCATCCCCGCCGAGGAGTGGCGCGAGGTCTACGACGAGACCTGGCGGCGCTTCCGCGACTTCTTCTACGTGAAGAACATGCACGGCTACGACTGGAAGGCCCTGCGCGAGCAGTACCGCCCCTGGCTGCAGCACGTCACGCACCGCTCGGACCTGACCTACGTGCTGACGGAGCTCATCTCCGAGCTGAACATCGGCCACACCTACACCGAGGGCGGCGACCAGTTCCTGCCCGAGCGCGCCCGGGTGGGCCTGCCCGGCGCCCGCATCGAGCTGGATGCCGCCGCGGGCCGCTACCGCCTGGCCCAGATCTACCGCGGCCACAACGAAGAGCCCAAGTACCGCAGCCCGCTGACGGAGCCGGGCGTGGACGCCCGCGAGGGCGACTACATCCTCGCCATTGACGGCGTGGAGCTGAAGGCCGACACCAGCCCCTACCAGCTGCTGCGGAACAAGACCTTCTCGGTGACGCTGACGCTGAACGCCAAGCCCAGCCTCGAGGGGGCCCGGCAGGTCACCTACCAGCCCATCCAGAGCGAGGCCAGCCTGCGCTACCTGGACTTCGTGCTGCGCTCGAAGGAGACCGTGGACAAGCTCAGCGGCGGGAAGGTGGGCTACCTCCACATCCCCGACATGGGCGGCCCCGGCCTGTACGAGTTCATCAAGTGGTACTACCCGCAGATCCGCAAGGAGGGCCTGCTGGTGGACGTGCGCGCCAATGGCGGGGGCAACATCAGCCAGATGATCCTGGGCCGGCTCGGGAAGAAGCTGCTGGGCACGCGCTTCGGCTACGCGGGAGACATCCCCAGCACCTACCCCTCCACCGTGTTCCACGGCCCCATGGCGGCCCTCATCAGCGAGACCAGCGCCAGCGACGGCGACATCTTTCCCTACCACTTCCGCTTCGCGGGCCTCGGCCCCCTCATCGGCAAGCGCACCTGGGGCGGCGTTGTGGGCGGCGGCAACTCGCCCCTCATCGACGGCGGCAGCGTCTTCGTCCCGCAGTCCGGCACCAATGCGCCCACGGGCGAATGGATCATCGAGGGCGAGGGCGTGACCCCCGACATCGAGGTGGAGAACGATCCCGCGTCGATGCTGGCGGGCCACGACCGCCAGCTGGAGCGGGGCGTGCAGGAGGTGCTGAAGCGCATGGCCGAGAAGCCCATGCACCTGCCCAAGCGGCCGGCGGACCCCGTGAAAACGAAATAGGTCTGGTGGTCATACCACTGCGATTCGTGCCGGAAATATCCTGAGCAATAGATGTAACCACAAGGGCTGGAATCTCCCCGATTCCGGCCCTTGTGGCGAATAAACGCTTTTGGCTTGGTGGTCAGACCAAGGTTCGCTACTGTTCTGCAACTGATCCGGAGGTAGACAATGTTTCTCAGTGTCCTCGCAGCCACGCTGCCACTAATCGTTCTGCTCATCGGCATCCCGCTGCTGATGAAGCCCGCCGCGAAGGTGGCACCCATCGCCCTGCTGGTGACGGTGCTCGCGGCGATCCTCGTGTTCCACTTCCCGGCCAAGATCACGGTGCTGGCCGCCCTCCAGGGCGGGCTCACGGGCATCTTCCCCATCATGTACATCCCCTTCGGCGCGCTGGTGGTCTACAACGTGCTGAAGGCCACGGGCTGGATGGACAAGATGCAGGGCGCCATGGCGAACCTGACGGTGGACCGCCGCGCGCAGGCCCTGCTCATCGCCTTCGGCTTCGGCGCCTTCCTTGAGGGCATCTGCGGCTTCGGCGCCCCCGTGGCCATTCCCGCCAGCATCCTCATCGGCCTGGGCTACAACCCCATGATGGCCGCCCTGGTGTGCCTGGTGGCCAACACGGGCCCCGTGCCCTTCGGCTCCCTCGCTATCCCCACGGTGACGCTCGCCAAGACCACGGGCCTGGACGTGATGAAGCTCTCCCAGATGACGGGCCGCTTCATGGCGCCCCTGGCGCTCATCATGGCCTTCGCCACTGTGTACGCCATGTCCAAGTCCAAGGGCATGAAGGGCGCCCTGGGCACCATCCTGGTGTCGGGCCTCAGCTTCGCCATCACCGAGTTCCTCGTCTCCAACTTCATCGGCGCGGACCTCACCTCCGTGCTGGCGGGCCTGGTCTGCCTCGTGGCCACCGCCATCTACCTGAACTTCCAGAAGGGCGCCCAGCCCTGGCTCTTCGAGGGTGAGGCCCCGGCCACCGAGCAGCGGCGCGAGTTCCACGCGAAGGAGCTGTTCCTCTCCTGGCTGCCCTACCTGCTGCTGGCCGTGCTCGTCATCGCCGTGAACCTGCCCAGCACCAAGCCCCTCTTCAACGGCAGCGCCCCCGGCTGGAAGTGGGTGCTCCTCAAGGCCCAGATCTACAACCCCGGCAAGCTCTATGCGTTCACCTGGCTCCAGAGCCCCGGCACCATCATGCTCATCGCCGGCCTCATCGCCTTCCCCTTCATGGGCATCAGCTACGGCGTGATGGGCGAGCAGTTCGGCAAGACCTTCAAGCAGATGATCCCCTCCTTCATCGCGGTGGCCAGCATCCTCGCCATCGCCGAGGTGATGAACCTGGCCCTGCCCATCATCGACCCCAAGACCAAGCTGGCCGTGGTCGGCGACCTCGCCACCAAGCAGATCTCCATGGTGGCCACCATGGCCAACGGCATCGTCGCCCTGGTGAGCAAGCACGTGTATCCGTTCCTGAGCCCGCTCTTCGGCACCCTGGGCGTGTTCCTCACGGGCAGCAACACCTCGGCCAACGCCCTCTTCGGCAACCTGCAGAAGCTCACCGCCCAGGGCATGGGCCTGTCCGACATCCTCATGGCCTCGGCCGGCAGCGCGGGCGCCTCCGCGGGCAAGATGATCTCGCCCCAGAGCATCGTCATCGCCGCCACCGCCGTGGGCCTGGCCGGGAAGGAAGGCCTGATCATGCGCCAGACCATCAAGTACACGATCCCCTACGTGATCCTGCTGGGCCTCATGGTCTTCGGCTTCGCGTTCCTGTTCCCGGGGCTCGTCCCCTGACCTGCTGATCGACAACCGCCAAGACGCGAGAGCGTCTTGGCGGTCTTTTTAATCTTTGAATGCAACATGTGTATGTGAGGTGGGCCTATGCGCATCATCGTGGCTCCGGATTCCTTCAAGGGCAGCGTGTCGGCCCTCGGCGTGGCCGAGGCCATGGAGCGGGGCATCCATGTCGTGTTCCCGGCCGCGGAAGTGCTCAAGGTGCCCATCGCCGATGGTGGCGAGGGCACGGTCGAGGCCCTGGTGGCCGCCACGGGCGGGCGCCTCCTGTACGCGGGCGTGCGGGGGCCCCTGGGCGAGCCCGTGCGAGCCCACTGGGGCATCTCCGGCGACGGCACCACCGCGTTCATCGAGATGGCCTCGGCCTCGGGTCTGCCCCTGGTGCCGAAGGAACGCCGCGATCCCCGCAGCACCAGCACCTTCGGCACGGGCGAGCTGATGAAGGCGGCCCTGGACGCCGGCCTGCGCAAGCTCGTCATCGGCATCGGCGGCAGCGCCACCAATGACGGCGGCACGGGCATGGCCCGGGCCCTGGGTGTGCGCTTCC
This region includes:
- a CDS encoding S41 family peptidase, which encodes MPGRALLLRCLVLAYACTGVAQAQTKLLRFPDIHGDKVVFTYGGDLWTAASTGGSATRLTAHPGLELFAKFSPDGKWIAFTGQYDGDEQVYVMPSEGGIPRQLTFDPAAGPMPPRGGYDHQVVGWTPDGSSVLFRAGSDADGVLSRTALYTVSLKGGLPAKLPMPTAGPGTFSPDGKRIAYAPMFRDFRHWKRYQGGWAQDLYVFDLATKAQKKIAASPRTERDPMWIGDKVYFASDRDGKLNLYAVDPATDAVQQLTFQKTWDVRWPSSDHQSRIVYELNGELRVMNTQDGSDKGLAITVPTDGGASRPARISVERNIEGFALSPKGERALFVARGDVFTVPIEKGPVRNLTNSSGAHDRQARWSPDGKKVAFISDLSGEDQVYLVAQDGKGKSEALTSGLTAQLNALLWAPDGKHLAFTDKDGIVYVLGVADRKLTKAAKDPFARVGDLAWSPDGQFLAFSLANLNGTRSLQVWGLADQQLHRLTGELFPVTDPAWDPEGKYLYALSRRDYAPQISTLEFDYAGSRNLDVVAYALRKDVPHPFPPESDEVGVTPEKKEDGPKKEEGGKKPETAKAPAAAVRIDFDGFEQRGVRVPVPADNLAGLEAVKGFLLYSKQEPFVYGEANGRRPGGGGLWIFDLKKRQESELLAGAQGWVLSQDGNKILARAGQGPAASFQLIDAKPKATEKKTVSTKELYVDRIPAEEWREVYDETWRRFRDFFYVKNMHGYDWKALREQYRPWLQHVTHRSDLTYVLTELISELNIGHTYTEGGDQFLPERARVGLPGARIELDAAAGRYRLAQIYRGHNEEPKYRSPLTEPGVDAREGDYILAIDGVELKADTSPYQLLRNKTFSVTLTLNAKPSLEGARQVTYQPIQSEASLRYLDFVLRSKETVDKLSGGKVGYLHIPDMGGPGLYEFIKWYYPQIRKEGLLVDVRANGGGNISQMILGRLGKKLLGTRFGYAGDIPSTYPSTVFHGPMAALISETSASDGDIFPYHFRFAGLGPLIGKRTWGGVVGGGNSPLIDGGSVFVPQSGTNAPTGEWIIEGEGVTPDIEVENDPASMLAGHDRQLERGVQEVLKRMAEKPMHLPKRPADPVKTK
- a CDS encoding L-lactate permease; the encoded protein is MFLSVLAATLPLIVLLIGIPLLMKPAAKVAPIALLVTVLAAILVFHFPAKITVLAALQGGLTGIFPIMYIPFGALVVYNVLKATGWMDKMQGAMANLTVDRRAQALLIAFGFGAFLEGICGFGAPVAIPASILIGLGYNPMMAALVCLVANTGPVPFGSLAIPTVTLAKTTGLDVMKLSQMTGRFMAPLALIMAFATVYAMSKSKGMKGALGTILVSGLSFAITEFLVSNFIGADLTSVLAGLVCLVATAIYLNFQKGAQPWLFEGEAPATEQRREFHAKELFLSWLPYLLLAVLVIAVNLPSTKPLFNGSAPGWKWVLLKAQIYNPGKLYAFTWLQSPGTIMLIAGLIAFPFMGISYGVMGEQFGKTFKQMIPSFIAVASILAIAEVMNLALPIIDPKTKLAVVGDLATKQISMVATMANGIVALVSKHVYPFLSPLFGTLGVFLTGSNTSANALFGNLQKLTAQGMGLSDILMASAGSAGASAGKMISPQSIVIAATAVGLAGKEGLIMRQTIKYTIPYVILLGLMVFGFAFLFPGLVP